One part of the Nitrospiria bacterium genome encodes these proteins:
- the gltB gene encoding glutamate synthase large subunit — MDFNGLPKRQGLYDPGFERDACGIGFVVNVKGNKSHEIVRKGLKVLENLAHRGAVGCDPCTGDGAGILVQIPHEFLKRACAEAGVRLSGPGEYGVGMVFLPTALSQRTPCEKLIEKIIHEEGQRLLGWRDVPVKESDLGDLARQSLPCMRQFFIARDILSEAEFERKLYVIRKRIEHAVRGSALEGRETFYIPSLSANTIVYKGLLLPSQIPLFYPDLADESVVSALAVVHSRFSTNTFPTWSRAHPYRYICHNGEINTLKGNINWMRAREGRMSSDLFGEDLKKLYPIITEGQSDSACLDNALEFLVMGGRSLPHAMMMLIPEAWSGDPNMDLERRGFYEYHAAMQEPWDGPAAVCFTDGKLVGATLDRNGLRPARYVVTKDDFVVMASETGVLPIPPEEVRTKGRLQPGRMFLVDTAQGRIIDDEEIKSDMASRKPYRQWVTANRINLEDLPEPLNVLQPDHATLRQRQQVFGYSIEDLKMLMMPMAITGEEPVGSMGTDTPLAVLSDRPQLLFKYFKQLFAQVTNPPIDPIREQLVMSLVTNIGPKANLLGETPESCRRIKVNQPILTNADLEKIRTIADGYFKSQTLSMLFQVAEGPHGLAGAVERLCRQASDAIRAGYKFIILSDRGINAEWAPVPSLLAISAVHHHLNRECSRTEVGLIVETGEAREVHHFACLIGYGAGSVNPYLAFETLTDMARDGYLPETIDAATAESKYIKAINKGLLKIFSKMGISTVQSYCGGQIFEAIGLGAGLIERYFTGTASRIEGIGIETLAEEVLRRHEVAYQDVPIRQLEYGGEYHYRIQGERHNWNPETISKLQWAARNDSYATFKEFSRLVNDESERRSNLRGLLELRTGAPIPLEEVEPATAIVKRFTTGAMSFGALGKEAHETLAIAMNRLGGKSNTGEGGEDPERFIPLPNGDSKNSAIKQVASARFGVTTHYLVNARELQIKMAQGAKPGEGGQLPGHKVDETIARLRFATPGVQLISPPPHHDIYSIEDLAQLIYDLKNVNPQAAISVKLVAEVGVGTVAAGVAKAHADKILISGDSGGTGASPWSSIKHAGIPWELGLAETQQTLVMNNLRGRVRIETDGQLKTGRDVVIAALLGAEEFGFSTAPLIVEGCIMMRKCHLNTCPVGIATHDPVLRKKFAGQPEHVVNYFFFVAEEVREIMAQLGFRRFEEMIGRTDKIKPQKAIDHWKARGVDLGAILYRPDTSGNVPTHCVQSQDHGLAGALDHQLIELARPALESKRRVEAALPIRNIHRTVGAMLSGEIARRYGAGGLPPDTIHFRFTGSAGQSFGAWCANGLSLELEGESNDYVGKGMAGGRLVVVPFKKSTFVPEDTILIGNVALYGATGGEAYIYGRAGERFAVRNSGAKAVVEGVGDHGCEYMTGGVVVVLGRTGRNFAAGMSGGVAFVLNTDGGFERRCNLSMVELEPVRDREDQALLKDLIERQAQVAGSAKAKKVLEQWKAMLPKFVRVMPVEYRKVLEQRKVQKAASKEAAVHG, encoded by the coding sequence ATGGATTTCAACGGACTTCCAAAACGCCAGGGCCTCTACGATCCCGGGTTTGAAAGAGACGCCTGCGGGATCGGGTTTGTTGTGAATGTGAAGGGCAACAAATCCCATGAAATCGTTCGTAAAGGACTCAAGGTTCTGGAAAATCTGGCGCATCGCGGCGCGGTGGGCTGCGATCCCTGCACGGGGGACGGCGCCGGTATTCTGGTCCAGATCCCGCATGAATTTTTAAAAAGAGCCTGCGCCGAAGCGGGCGTCCGCCTGTCCGGACCCGGGGAATACGGCGTCGGTATGGTTTTCCTTCCGACCGCGCTTTCCCAACGCACGCCGTGCGAGAAACTGATCGAGAAAATCATCCATGAAGAAGGGCAACGGCTTCTGGGCTGGCGCGATGTGCCGGTCAAGGAGTCCGACCTGGGCGACCTAGCCCGGCAGAGCCTGCCCTGCATGCGGCAGTTTTTCATCGCGAGGGACATTTTAAGCGAGGCGGAGTTCGAGCGGAAGCTGTATGTCATCCGCAAACGGATCGAGCACGCCGTGCGGGGCTCCGCCCTCGAGGGCCGGGAGACGTTCTATATCCCCAGCCTTTCGGCCAACACGATCGTTTACAAGGGCCTCCTCTTGCCCAGCCAGATCCCGCTCTTTTATCCCGACCTGGCGGATGAAAGCGTCGTCAGCGCGCTGGCGGTCGTCCATTCCCGATTTTCGACCAATACCTTTCCGACCTGGAGCCGGGCGCATCCCTACCGGTATATCTGCCACAACGGCGAGATCAACACCTTGAAGGGAAACATCAACTGGATGCGCGCCCGGGAGGGCCGGATGTCCTCCGATCTGTTCGGGGAGGATCTCAAAAAGCTCTATCCCATCATCACCGAAGGCCAGAGCGACTCGGCCTGCCTGGACAACGCCCTGGAGTTTCTGGTGATGGGCGGACGCTCGCTTCCCCACGCCATGATGATGCTGATCCCCGAGGCCTGGTCGGGCGATCCCAACATGGACCTCGAGCGCCGCGGATTCTACGAATACCACGCCGCAATGCAGGAGCCCTGGGACGGCCCGGCCGCGGTCTGTTTCACCGACGGGAAGCTGGTCGGGGCGACGCTGGACCGCAACGGGCTGCGGCCCGCCCGGTATGTCGTGACCAAGGACGATTTCGTGGTGATGGCGTCCGAGACCGGCGTGCTCCCGATTCCGCCCGAGGAGGTCCGGACCAAGGGCCGCCTGCAGCCCGGACGGATGTTCCTGGTGGACACGGCGCAGGGGCGGATCATCGACGACGAGGAGATCAAGTCGGACATGGCCTCCCGCAAGCCCTACCGCCAATGGGTGACCGCGAACCGGATCAACCTGGAGGACCTCCCGGAGCCCTTGAACGTCCTGCAACCGGACCATGCGACGCTCCGGCAACGGCAGCAGGTCTTCGGATACTCGATCGAGGATTTGAAGATGCTCATGATGCCGATGGCGATCACGGGCGAGGAGCCCGTCGGCTCGATGGGCACCGACACGCCGCTGGCCGTCCTTTCGGACCGGCCGCAGCTTCTCTTCAAATACTTCAAGCAGCTGTTCGCGCAGGTGACCAACCCTCCGATCGATCCGATCCGCGAGCAGCTCGTGATGTCCCTCGTGACCAACATCGGACCCAAGGCAAACCTCCTGGGCGAGACGCCCGAGTCCTGCCGCCGGATCAAGGTAAACCAGCCGATCCTGACCAACGCGGACCTGGAAAAGATCCGGACGATCGCGGACGGTTATTTCAAGAGTCAGACCCTGAGCATGCTGTTCCAGGTGGCCGAAGGCCCTCACGGGCTGGCCGGGGCCGTGGAGCGGCTTTGCCGCCAGGCCTCCGATGCGATTCGCGCCGGGTATAAGTTCATCATCCTGAGCGACCGCGGCATCAATGCCGAATGGGCGCCGGTTCCGAGCCTCCTGGCCATCTCGGCGGTTCACCATCATTTGAACCGGGAATGCTCTCGGACCGAGGTCGGCCTGATCGTCGAGACGGGCGAGGCGAGAGAAGTGCACCATTTCGCCTGTCTGATCGGCTACGGCGCCGGGAGCGTCAACCCCTACCTGGCCTTCGAGACCCTGACCGACATGGCCCGCGACGGCTATCTGCCCGAGACGATCGACGCCGCCACCGCCGAGTCCAAGTACATCAAGGCGATCAACAAGGGGCTTTTAAAGATCTTTTCCAAGATGGGCATTTCGACCGTCCAGAGCTATTGCGGCGGCCAGATCTTCGAGGCGATCGGGCTAGGCGCCGGGCTGATCGAGCGGTATTTCACGGGGACGGCCTCCCGGATCGAGGGGATCGGGATCGAGACGCTGGCCGAGGAGGTGCTTCGCCGCCACGAGGTCGCCTACCAGGACGTGCCGATCCGCCAGCTGGAGTACGGCGGCGAGTATCATTACCGGATACAGGGCGAGCGTCACAACTGGAACCCGGAGACGATTTCCAAGCTCCAGTGGGCCGCCCGGAACGACAGCTACGCGACCTTCAAGGAATTCAGCCGGCTGGTCAACGACGAGTCGGAGCGGCGGTCGAATCTCCGGGGGCTGCTCGAGCTGCGAACCGGCGCGCCCATTCCGCTGGAAGAGGTGGAGCCCGCAACGGCGATCGTGAAACGCTTCACGACCGGCGCGATGTCGTTCGGCGCGCTCGGCAAGGAGGCCCACGAAACCCTCGCGATCGCGATGAACCGGCTCGGCGGCAAGAGCAACACGGGCGAAGGGGGCGAAGATCCCGAGCGCTTCATTCCGCTTCCGAACGGGGATTCGAAGAACAGCGCGATCAAGCAGGTGGCTTCGGCCCGATTCGGGGTCACGACGCACTATCTGGTAAACGCGAGGGAGCTTCAGATCAAGATGGCCCAGGGCGCGAAGCCGGGCGAGGGCGGCCAGCTGCCCGGCCACAAGGTCGACGAGACGATCGCGCGGCTCCGGTTCGCGACACCGGGGGTCCAGCTGATCTCCCCCCCGCCCCATCACGACATCTATTCCATCGAGGACCTGGCCCAGTTGATCTACGATCTGAAGAATGTGAACCCGCAGGCCGCGATCTCGGTCAAGCTGGTGGCCGAGGTCGGGGTGGGGACGGTCGCCGCGGGCGTGGCGAAGGCCCACGCCGACAAGATCCTGATCAGCGGGGATTCCGGCGGCACGGGCGCCTCGCCGTGGAGCTCGATCAAGCACGCCGGGATCCCGTGGGAGCTGGGACTGGCCGAAACCCAGCAGACCTTGGTGATGAACAATCTCCGCGGCCGCGTCCGGATCGAGACGGACGGACAGCTCAAGACCGGACGGGACGTCGTGATCGCCGCGCTCCTCGGGGCCGAGGAATTCGGCTTCTCGACCGCGCCGCTGATCGTCGAGGGCTGCATCATGATGCGGAAATGCCACCTCAACACCTGCCCGGTGGGGATCGCCACCCATGATCCCGTCCTTCGGAAGAAATTTGCCGGCCAGCCGGAGCACGTCGTGAATTACTTTTTCTTCGTCGCTGAGGAGGTTCGGGAGATCATGGCCCAGCTGGGCTTCCGCCGGTTCGAGGAGATGATCGGCCGCACGGACAAGATCAAGCCCCAGAAGGCGATCGACCATTGGAAGGCGCGGGGGGTCGATTTGGGCGCGATCCTGTACCGGCCGGATACGTCCGGAAACGTCCCCACGCATTGCGTTCAGTCGCAGGACCACGGACTGGCCGGCGCGCTGGATCATCAGTTGATCGAACTGGCCCGTCCGGCGCTGGAGTCGAAACGCCGCGTCGAGGCGGCGCTTCCGATCCGGAACATTCACCGGACCGTCGGCGCCATGCTCTCCGGAGAGATCGCGCGGCGCTACGGGGCCGGGGGGCTCCCGCCCGACACGATTCATTTCCGCTTCACCGGATCGGCCGGACAGAGCTTCGGGGCCTGGTGCGCCAACGGGCTGTCGCTGGAGCTGGAAGGCGAGTCGAACGATTACGTGGGCAAGGGGATGGCCGGCGGACGGCTGGTGGTGGTTCCCTTCAAGAAGTCGACTTTTGTCCCGGAGGATACGATCCTCATCGGCAACGTCGCCCTGTACGGCGCGACGGGAGGCGAGGCCTACATCTACGGCCGGGCCGGCGAGCGGTTCGCCGTGCGCAACAGCGGGGCGAAGGCCGTCGTCGAGGGCGTGGGCGATCACGGCTGCGAGTACATGACGGGCGGCGTGGTGGTCGTCCTGGGCCGGACCGGGAGGAATTTTGCGGCCGGGATGAGCGGGGGCGTCGCGTTCGTGCTGAACACGGACGGGGGTTTCGAGCGCCGGTGCAATCTGAGCATGGTGGAGCTGGAGCCCGTCCGGGATCGGGAGGACCAGGCCCTTCTCAAAGACCTGATCGAGCGGCAGGCCCAGGTTGCCGGCAGCGCCAAGGCCAAGAAAGTGCTGGAGCAGTGGAAGGCCATGCTCCCGAAATTCGTTCGCGTCATGCCAGTGGAGTATAGAAAGGTCCTCGAGCAACGAAAGGTCCAGAAAGCCGCGTCGAAGGAGGCGGCCGTTCATGGGTGA
- a CDS encoding glutamate synthase subunit beta, which yields MGDPKGFIKIRREGPMRRPVEERVHDWREFYRPISEETLKAQGARCMDCGVPFCQSHNGCPVQNMIPDWNDLVFQGRWKDALKMLHSTNNFPEFTGRLCPAPCESACVLGIIEEPVAIRIVEWNIIDRGFDEGWVTPVLPEKPSGFKVAVVGSGPAGLAAGQQLARAGHAVTVFEKADRIGGLLRYGIPDFKMEKSVLDRRLDQMRAEGVVFKAGLDVGRDLPADRLRKNFDAVCLAGGAMSARDLAVPGRDLEGVLFAMDYLTQQNKANAGDAIDPAVRVTARDKRVVIIGGGDTGSDCLGTAHRQGARDVYQFELLPQPPATRAPSTPWPLWPMMLRSSHAHEEGCKREWSVSTLRFSGQNGRVTKLHAVRVEMKTDPDGRTRFVEMPGTEFDLDVDLVLLAMGFTGPVREGLLADLGVRLDARGNVAVDENQMTSVDGVFAAGDMKRGASLIVWAIREGRDAAKGIDQYLRTRRPAVPAA from the coding sequence ATGGGTGACCCCAAGGGATTTATAAAGATCCGGAGGGAGGGCCCGATGCGCCGGCCGGTCGAGGAGCGGGTCCACGACTGGCGGGAATTCTACCGGCCGATCTCCGAGGAAACGCTCAAGGCCCAGGGCGCGCGCTGCATGGATTGCGGCGTGCCGTTCTGCCAGAGCCACAACGGCTGTCCGGTCCAGAATATGATCCCGGACTGGAATGACCTTGTCTTTCAGGGGCGGTGGAAGGACGCGTTGAAGATGCTTCATTCCACCAACAATTTTCCGGAATTCACGGGGCGGCTCTGTCCGGCGCCGTGCGAATCGGCCTGCGTGCTGGGGATCATCGAGGAACCGGTGGCCATCCGGATCGTCGAATGGAACATCATCGACCGCGGATTCGACGAGGGCTGGGTCACGCCGGTGCTCCCGGAAAAACCGAGCGGCTTCAAGGTGGCCGTGGTCGGGTCCGGCCCGGCCGGCCTGGCGGCCGGGCAGCAGCTGGCCCGCGCGGGACACGCGGTCACGGTTTTCGAGAAGGCCGACCGGATCGGAGGGCTGCTCCGGTACGGCATCCCGGATTTCAAGATGGAAAAATCCGTCCTGGACCGCCGGCTGGACCAGATGCGCGCGGAGGGGGTGGTGTTCAAAGCCGGCCTGGACGTCGGGCGAGATCTTCCGGCGGACCGCCTGCGGAAGAATTTCGACGCCGTCTGCCTGGCCGGCGGCGCGATGAGCGCCCGCGACCTGGCCGTGCCCGGCCGGGATCTGGAGGGCGTCCTTTTCGCCATGGACTATCTCACGCAGCAGAACAAGGCCAACGCCGGCGACGCGATCGATCCGGCGGTCCGGGTCACGGCCCGGGACAAACGCGTGGTGATCATCGGCGGGGGGGACACCGGCTCCGACTGCCTCGGAACGGCTCATCGCCAGGGCGCGAGGGACGTCTACCAGTTCGAGTTGCTGCCCCAGCCCCCGGCGACCCGCGCGCCGTCGACGCCGTGGCCGCTCTGGCCGATGATGCTCCGCAGCTCCCACGCCCATGAGGAAGGATGCAAACGGGAATGGAGCGTCTCCACGCTTCGGTTCTCGGGACAAAACGGACGGGTGACGAAGCTCCACGCGGTCCGGGTCGAGATGAAAACGGACCCGGACGGACGGACCCGGTTCGTCGAAATGCCCGGCACGGAATTCGATCTGGACGTGGATCTGGTGTTGCTGGCGATGGGATTCACCGGCCCCGTCCGGGAAGGCCTGCTCGCGGATCTCGGCGTCCGGCTTGACGCGCGCGGCAACGTTGCGGTGGACGAGAACCAGATGACGAGCGTGGACGGGGTCTTTGCCGCCGGCGATATGAAACGGGGCGCCTCCCTGATCGTCTGGGCGATTCGCGAGGGCCGCGATGCCGCGAAAGGGATCGATCAATACCTCCGCACCCGAAGGCCCGCCGTCCCGGCCGCCTGA
- a CDS encoding isoprenyl transferase: protein MRKIGSGNDASSDGPLEARIDRARLPRHVAIIMDGNGRWAEMRGLPRIAGHRAGIDSVRDAVTACRELGIYALTIYAFSMENWQRPQDEVKELMTLLEGYLQKEMATLMEHRIRFKTIGQIHRLPPSVVHWIREAESATLANDKMVLTIALSYGGRAEIVEAILKLHDDLQKGLFKREAVNEALVGQYLNTADLPDPDLMIRTSGENRISNFLLWQLAYTELYFTPTLWPDFRRRDFLEALINYQQRERRFGLVKDQIRPRRGVRQG, encoded by the coding sequence ATGAGAAAGATCGGATCGGGAAACGACGCATCGAGCGACGGCCCGCTGGAGGCGCGGATCGACCGGGCCCGCCTTCCCCGGCACGTGGCGATCATCATGGACGGCAACGGCCGGTGGGCCGAGATGCGGGGGCTGCCCCGGATCGCCGGCCATCGCGCCGGGATCGATTCCGTCCGGGACGCCGTCACGGCCTGCCGGGAGCTGGGGATTTATGCTCTAACGATCTATGCATTCTCGATGGAGAACTGGCAACGGCCTCAGGACGAGGTGAAGGAGCTCATGACCTTGCTGGAGGGCTACCTCCAGAAAGAAATGGCCACGCTCATGGAGCACCGGATCCGCTTCAAGACGATCGGCCAAATCCATCGCCTGCCCCCCTCCGTCGTTCACTGGATCCGAGAGGCCGAATCGGCCACGCTCGCCAACGACAAGATGGTCCTGACGATCGCGCTGAGCTACGGGGGCCGGGCCGAAATCGTCGAGGCGATTTTAAAGCTGCATGACGATCTTCAGAAGGGCCTGTTCAAACGGGAGGCGGTGAACGAGGCCCTCGTCGGTCAATACCTGAACACGGCCGACCTGCCGGACCCCGATCTCATGATCCGGACCAGCGGGGAGAACCGCATCAGCAATTTTCTTCTCTGGCAGCTGGCCTACACCGAGCTCTACTTCACGCCGACCTTGTGGCCGGACTTCCGCCGCCGCGATTTTCTGGAGGCCCTGATCAATTATCAGCAGCGGGAGCGCCGTTTCGGCCTGGTAAAAGATCAGATCCGACCGCGACGCGGGGTGAGACAGGGTTGA
- a CDS encoding phosphatidate cytidylyltransferase, with protein sequence MHLKRVISAVLFLPLFYILVRYLSATAFFIVVLFAVLLGQLEFYRLQYPVGRRGLILFGLLCGALVVAHFHAPGLFSDREVLTALVLAALVYPLATYRDVATTLSDAAVTVLGVFYVGWFLGHLILLRGLEQGEYLIFFLFLVTWACDAGAYYTGKGFGRRPLAPRLSPNKTVEGAVGGLAGSVLAAILARQWFLPSLSTADSVVLGLLLGASGQIGDLTESMFKRSAGVKDSGHFLPGHGGILDKLDSLIFTTPLFYYYLLWVKQYGRVIVI encoded by the coding sequence ATGCACCTCAAGCGCGTCATCTCCGCCGTCCTCTTCCTGCCGCTGTTCTACATTTTAGTCCGCTACCTTTCGGCGACGGCCTTTTTCATCGTCGTGTTGTTCGCGGTCCTGCTCGGCCAACTGGAGTTCTACCGGCTTCAATATCCGGTCGGGAGACGGGGCTTGATCCTGTTCGGCCTGCTCTGCGGGGCCCTGGTGGTCGCCCATTTTCACGCGCCGGGGCTGTTTTCGGACCGGGAGGTGCTGACCGCGCTGGTGCTGGCGGCTCTGGTCTATCCGCTGGCGACGTACCGGGACGTGGCGACGACCCTGAGCGACGCGGCCGTGACGGTGTTGGGGGTCTTCTACGTCGGCTGGTTCCTGGGCCATCTGATCCTGCTCCGGGGGCTCGAGCAGGGGGAGTACCTCATCTTCTTTTTGTTTTTGGTGACCTGGGCCTGCGACGCGGGGGCCTATTATACCGGAAAAGGGTTCGGACGCCGGCCGCTGGCCCCGCGGCTCAGCCCCAACAAGACCGTCGAAGGGGCCGTCGGGGGACTGGCCGGCAGCGTGCTCGCCGCGATCCTGGCCCGGCAATGGTTTCTCCCGTCCCTGTCGACGGCGGACAGCGTGGTCCTGGGTTTGTTGCTGGGCGCTTCGGGACAGATCGGCGATCTGACCGAATCGATGTTCAAGCGATCCGCGGGGGTCAAGGATTCCGGCCATTTCCTTCCGGGCCACGGCGGGATCCTGGACAAGTTGGACAGCCTGATCTTCACGACGCCCTTGTTCTATTATTATCTTCTTTGGGTTAAACAGTACGGCCGGGTCATTGTGATCTAA